Proteins co-encoded in one Bacillus infantis NRRL B-14911 genomic window:
- a CDS encoding IDEAL domain-containing protein, with product MNSEYKPNQFNQDQYLSSIHDLADKDSWKTRKILSQETTEYTDAVNEVIGKVQGEWLEAKRYDEIDKALDNKDEERFQALTSENWEAVL from the coding sequence ATGAATTCCGAGTACAAACCGAATCAATTCAACCAGGATCAGTATTTATCATCCATCCATGACCTAGCGGATAAAGACAGCTGGAAGACAAGAAAGATTCTGTCTCAGGAAACAACAGAATATACAGATGCAGTGAACGAAGTCATTGGAAAAGTGCAGGGCGAGTGGCTTGAAGCCAAACGATATGATGAGATAGACAAAGCATTGGATAATAAAGATGAAGAGCGTTTTCAGGCCCTTACATCAGAAAACTGGGAAGCGGTGTTATAA
- a CDS encoding winged helix-turn-helix transcriptional regulator: MEKKKYNISVEATLEVIGGKWKTVILCHLTHGKKRTSELKRLMPNITQKMLTQQLRELEEDGVINRIVYNQVPPKVEYELSDYGKSLESILDALCAWGERHITKVYGDKFSVLEESVLNDKLK; encoded by the coding sequence ATGGAGAAAAAGAAATACAATATATCGGTGGAAGCCACCCTTGAAGTAATCGGCGGGAAATGGAAGACAGTGATCCTCTGCCACCTGACCCACGGGAAGAAACGGACGAGCGAGCTGAAACGGCTCATGCCGAATATCACACAGAAAATGCTCACCCAGCAGCTTCGCGAGCTTGAGGAGGACGGTGTCATCAACAGGATTGTATACAATCAGGTGCCTCCCAAAGTCGAATACGAGCTCAGCGACTACGGCAAATCTCTGGAAAGCATCCTTGACGCACTCTGTGCCTGGGGCGAACGCCATATCACCAAAGTCTATGGCGATAAATTTTCCGTTCTGGAAGAAAGTGTACTGAACGATAAATTGAAATAG
- a CDS encoding MerR family transcriptional regulator — translation MAMKVKEAADLAGISVRTLHHYDEIGLLVPDELSEAGYRLYSDDNLQTLQQILFFKELGFPLKKIKDIISSPSFDQQKAFELHREMLLEKRSRLDKMIASLDKTIRHAKGEIHMSNKERFEGFDFGSNPYEQEARERWGDEAVDASNKKISNMTKEEQQKMGDSMNGIYRSLAEVRHMAPDSDEAQEAIGEWFKFLNKIGSYSLDAFKGLGQLYVDDERFTKNIDQFGEGLAIFMRDTMAVYADKNK, via the coding sequence ATGGCCATGAAAGTGAAAGAAGCCGCCGATCTGGCCGGCATCAGTGTGCGCACACTGCATCATTATGATGAAATCGGGCTCCTCGTCCCTGATGAGCTCTCGGAGGCAGGCTACCGGCTGTACTCAGATGACAACCTGCAAACCCTGCAGCAGATCCTCTTTTTCAAAGAGCTCGGCTTCCCTTTGAAGAAAATCAAAGATATTATCAGCAGCCCTTCGTTTGACCAGCAGAAGGCCTTCGAGCTGCACCGGGAAATGCTGCTCGAAAAGCGCAGCCGCCTGGATAAGATGATTGCATCGCTGGATAAAACGATCAGGCATGCAAAAGGAGAGATACACATGTCAAATAAAGAAAGATTTGAAGGCTTTGACTTCGGTTCCAATCCCTATGAGCAGGAAGCCCGTGAACGCTGGGGGGATGAAGCTGTAGATGCCTCAAATAAAAAGATTTCCAACATGACAAAAGAAGAGCAGCAAAAAATGGGGGATTCCATGAACGGGATTTACCGGAGCCTCGCGGAAGTGCGGCATATGGCCCCTGACTCTGATGAAGCCCAAGAGGCAATAGGAGAATGGTTTAAATTCCTGAACAAAATAGGCAGCTATTCACTGGATGCCTTCAAGGGGCTCGGGCAGCTGTATGTCGATGATGAGCGCTTCACCAAAAATATTGATCAATTCGGGGAAGGCCTCGCTATCTTCATGCGTGACACGATGGCCGTATATGCAGACAAAAATAAATAA
- the corA gene encoding magnesium/cobalt transporter CorA has product MIRTIAVTKNHEIKSNWDITRLLEEDILWYWADFSNPSDAEIELLRKPLNFHPLAIEDCIHVLQRPKLDYYEDYAFFVTHSVNPDTIDREEVNFFLGQNYVITFHHHPSTEIEDVRERLRLSNSPDKWEPLLVLYHILDKIVDNYFPLVYQLEDTLNDIDENSKDRPMELLLEDLFDARHDLLALRHTVAPMRDLIYRMLNSQRLAGFQEKIKYFSDIHDHLLKLAEMIEENRELTTDIRDSYLSLNAHQTNRVMKVLTVITTIFMPLTFIAGIYGMNFEHMPELEWDSGYFATLLVMLTIGLAMFAWFKKKGWFK; this is encoded by the coding sequence ATGATCAGAACGATTGCGGTTACTAAGAATCATGAAATTAAGAGCAATTGGGATATCACCAGGCTGCTCGAAGAGGATATTCTCTGGTATTGGGCGGATTTCAGCAATCCTTCCGATGCAGAAATCGAACTGCTGAGAAAACCGCTGAATTTCCATCCTCTGGCCATCGAGGACTGTATCCATGTGCTTCAGCGCCCAAAGCTCGACTATTATGAAGACTATGCATTTTTTGTTACGCATAGTGTCAATCCGGATACGATTGACCGTGAAGAAGTTAACTTTTTCCTCGGGCAGAATTATGTGATTACTTTCCATCACCATCCCTCCACTGAAATAGAAGATGTCAGGGAAAGGCTCAGGCTGTCCAACTCGCCTGATAAATGGGAGCCGCTCTTGGTTCTATACCATATTCTTGATAAAATTGTGGACAACTACTTTCCGCTCGTCTACCAGCTGGAGGACACGCTGAATGATATTGACGAAAATTCAAAGGACAGGCCGATGGAGCTTCTGCTTGAGGATCTCTTTGATGCCAGGCACGATCTTCTGGCCCTGAGGCACACTGTCGCCCCGATGAGGGATCTAATCTACAGGATGCTGAACTCCCAGCGGCTCGCTGGCTTTCAGGAAAAAATCAAATATTTTTCCGATATCCATGATCATCTCCTGAAGCTTGCCGAGATGATTGAAGAGAATAGGGAGCTGACTACCGATATCAGGGACAGCTATTTATCATTGAATGCCCATCAGACAAACAGGGTCATGAAGGTGCTGACGGTCATTACGACCATATTCATGCCACTCACCTTCATCGCAGGAATATACGGGATGAATTTTGAGCACATGCCAGAGCTGGAATGGGACAGCGGCTATTTTGCCACCCTGCTGGTCATGCTCACTATCGGGCTTGCCATGTTTGCCTGGTTCAAGAAAAAAGGCTGGTTCAAGTAG
- the pepV gene encoding dipeptidase PepV, producing the protein MIDWQREAEVRKNDLMKDLIGILEIASIKDLSTATAERPMGDKIGEALEYMLKLSEEAGFTVKNVDGMAGHAELEGGGEGTIGILCHVDVVPAPGEWTTPPFEPEVRDGRLYARGSIDDKGPTLAAFYGLKMVRELGLELRKNVRIIFGTDEESGMSCMRHYAEAELMPEEGFAPDAVFPIINAEKGQMNVKLAIGTGRKEPGQERVLSLLSFQSGSRINMVPESASASVAGPDAGQLEKDFILFCDVNGVRGDVAITDDVATFNLYGTAAHGMEPFKGVNAGTLLAVFLADLEVQHTGAEFLSFLKLLHGDFYGHRLGISYKDEVSGPLTVNPGIISFDQAGESFVQLNIRCPVSSVYEDLKNRLEEAAESQGFNLEDYRESQPHYVAPGHPVIEALQKAYQEETGEEPVLLSTGGATYARFMKKGVAFGACFPGKEITAHQKDEYIEVDDLVKAAAIYARAIYELAK; encoded by the coding sequence ATGATTGATTGGCAAAGGGAAGCAGAGGTACGGAAAAACGATCTGATGAAGGATCTGATTGGGATATTAGAAATTGCCAGCATCAAAGATTTATCCACGGCAACTGCAGAAAGGCCGATGGGGGATAAAATCGGCGAAGCGCTGGAGTATATGCTGAAGCTTTCCGAAGAAGCAGGCTTTACAGTGAAAAATGTGGATGGAATGGCCGGGCATGCCGAGCTGGAAGGCGGCGGGGAGGGAACAATCGGCATTCTTTGCCATGTGGATGTCGTTCCGGCCCCCGGCGAATGGACAACACCGCCCTTTGAACCTGAGGTAAGGGACGGCAGACTGTATGCACGTGGAAGCATAGATGACAAAGGTCCGACACTTGCCGCTTTTTATGGATTGAAAATGGTCAGGGAACTTGGACTTGAGCTAAGGAAAAATGTCCGGATCATCTTCGGGACAGATGAGGAAAGCGGGATGAGCTGCATGCGCCATTATGCAGAAGCAGAGCTTATGCCGGAGGAAGGCTTTGCTCCTGATGCGGTTTTTCCGATCATCAATGCTGAAAAAGGCCAGATGAATGTGAAATTGGCAATTGGGACGGGCAGGAAAGAACCGGGGCAGGAGAGGGTCTTGTCACTGCTGTCCTTCCAATCGGGCAGCCGCATTAATATGGTGCCTGAAAGTGCTTCTGCCAGTGTGGCCGGTCCTGATGCAGGACAGCTGGAAAAAGACTTTATCCTTTTCTGTGATGTAAACGGCGTCCGCGGAGATGTTGCTATAACTGATGATGTTGCTACTTTCAATCTGTATGGAACTGCAGCTCATGGGATGGAGCCTTTCAAAGGTGTGAATGCCGGGACCCTGCTTGCCGTTTTCCTGGCAGATTTGGAAGTACAGCACACCGGGGCGGAATTCCTTTCTTTCTTAAAGCTTCTCCATGGGGATTTTTACGGCCACAGGCTTGGCATTTCATACAAAGATGAAGTATCCGGTCCGCTGACAGTCAATCCGGGCATCATCTCCTTTGATCAGGCTGGTGAAAGCTTTGTGCAGCTGAATATCCGCTGTCCGGTTTCCTCTGTTTATGAAGATCTGAAAAACAGGCTGGAGGAAGCGGCTGAGTCTCAGGGGTTTAACCTTGAAGATTACAGAGAGTCGCAGCCCCATTACGTGGCCCCGGGGCACCCTGTGATTGAAGCCCTTCAAAAGGCATACCAGGAAGAGACAGGAGAAGAGCCGGTCCTTTTGTCAACAGGCGGAGCCACATACGCCAGGTTCATGAAAAAAGGGGTCGCTTTTGGCGCCTGCTTCCCTGGGAAAGAAATCACTGCCCACCAGAAAGACGAATACATTGAAGTGGATGATCTGGTCAAGGCGGCAGCCATCTATGCAAGGGCTATTTATGAGCTTGCAAAATAA
- a CDS encoding bifunctional diguanylate cyclase/phosphodiesterase has protein sequence MRFFARNYTILVWIIILCFIFLVDEAIKTALAYYFPPRNLWVFELIHTVISVGLLIVLFLVFIQKGIQKTTAELRKSNQRLNNIFDTLDVAIWHHNMKSGRLMITSGIEKLYGFPRESFYRDPDLWRKVIHPNDVSVLNEREQKVKQGEPVVSIYRIIRPEGGIRWIQDRGIPVLDKKGRLIEFSSVLFDITDRQESEDRYRGLVELSPDFIGVISGNVIVYINEAGCRLIGASSKEQLLGKPIINFVNKEATFEIYNTLLAADSDTAGKRRFEVQAKRLDGVLVDVEVSSMPIRYGGREAVQVIGRDITERKKSERTMEYMAFYDTLTGLPNRNEIMKQLQGILNSGKEKAAVLFLDLDRFKIINDTKGHSTGDLLLKKAGIRLEDTVGSLGLVARQGGDEFIILFEEKEKQQIEGAARAIIEQFNKPFILEGEEFYITPSIGISLYPEHGTDQETLIKHADTAMYLAKERGKNNFQFYTSSLEGLASRKMALENGLRKALDRGELLLHYQPQIDLKTGKLKGTEALVRWQRPDGHLVPPGEFIPLAEETGLIVPMGKWILRTACEQHKRWKLEGAGSVPIAVNISVRQLEDPEFIMYVKTVLSSCDIEPGCLELEITESIMQNIEKATIALNELKKIGIRLSIDDFGKGYSSLSYLKHLPIDTIKIDKSFVDDILDPAQNGSLVKAIIDMGLNLNFSVVAEGIEHKEQAEFLLENNCPVGQGYYFSRPVTGEVFKEFIKSLQ, from the coding sequence ATGAGATTTTTCGCCAGGAATTATACCATACTGGTATGGATTATTATATTATGTTTCATATTTTTAGTGGATGAGGCTATTAAAACAGCTCTTGCCTATTATTTTCCTCCCCGGAATTTGTGGGTGTTCGAATTGATCCATACAGTGATCAGCGTAGGGCTCCTGATTGTATTGTTCCTCGTTTTTATCCAAAAAGGCATCCAGAAAACAACAGCCGAACTGAGAAAAAGCAATCAAAGGCTTAACAATATCTTTGATACCCTGGACGTCGCCATCTGGCATCATAATATGAAGAGCGGCAGGCTGATGATTACCTCAGGAATTGAAAAGCTGTATGGCTTTCCTCGGGAATCGTTTTATAGGGATCCTGATTTGTGGAGAAAAGTGATCCATCCGAATGATGTGTCTGTCCTGAATGAACGGGAACAAAAAGTCAAACAGGGAGAACCGGTCGTAAGCATATACCGAATCATACGCCCTGAAGGGGGAATCCGGTGGATACAGGATAGAGGAATCCCCGTCCTTGATAAAAAAGGCAGGCTGATTGAATTTTCCAGCGTCCTGTTTGATATAACAGATAGACAAGAAAGTGAAGACCGGTACCGGGGCCTTGTTGAGCTGTCTCCTGACTTCATCGGTGTTATTTCCGGGAATGTCATTGTTTATATCAATGAAGCAGGGTGCAGGCTGATCGGCGCTTCCAGTAAAGAACAGCTTCTTGGGAAGCCTATTATTAACTTTGTGAATAAAGAGGCAACCTTTGAAATTTATAATACACTGCTGGCAGCAGACAGCGATACGGCTGGGAAGAGGCGCTTTGAGGTGCAGGCGAAAAGGCTTGATGGCGTCCTTGTTGATGTGGAAGTATCCTCCATGCCGATCCGGTACGGCGGCAGAGAAGCTGTACAGGTCATTGGCCGGGATATTACGGAACGGAAAAAGTCTGAAAGGACCATGGAGTATATGGCCTTTTATGACACATTGACAGGCCTGCCGAACCGGAATGAAATCATGAAGCAGCTGCAGGGCATTTTGAACAGCGGAAAAGAGAAAGCGGCGGTTTTATTCCTGGACTTGGACCGCTTTAAAATTATCAATGATACAAAAGGCCATTCTACCGGCGATCTGCTCCTTAAAAAGGCAGGGATCCGTTTGGAGGATACTGTAGGAAGCCTCGGGCTTGTAGCCAGGCAGGGCGGCGATGAATTCATCATCCTTTTTGAAGAAAAGGAAAAACAGCAGATAGAAGGGGCGGCGCGGGCAATCATCGAGCAGTTCAACAAGCCTTTCATCCTGGAAGGAGAAGAGTTTTATATTACACCAAGTATCGGCATCAGCCTGTATCCTGAGCATGGGACTGATCAGGAAACGCTGATCAAGCATGCGGATACTGCCATGTATCTGGCCAAGGAAAGAGGAAAGAATAATTTTCAATTTTATACATCTTCCCTGGAGGGTCTGGCCTCCCGGAAAATGGCTTTGGAGAATGGACTGCGTAAAGCGCTTGACCGCGGAGAGCTTCTGCTTCATTACCAGCCGCAGATAGATCTGAAGACTGGGAAGCTGAAAGGGACGGAGGCGCTCGTGCGCTGGCAGCGTCCGGATGGTCATCTTGTTCCCCCTGGGGAATTCATTCCGCTGGCAGAAGAGACCGGCTTGATCGTGCCGATGGGAAAATGGATCCTGCGGACAGCATGCGAACAGCATAAGCGCTGGAAATTGGAGGGAGCCGGATCGGTGCCGATAGCAGTCAATATATCAGTCCGGCAGCTGGAGGATCCTGAATTCATTATGTATGTAAAAACTGTTCTGTCTTCCTGCGATATTGAGCCTGGCTGCCTTGAGCTGGAGATTACAGAAAGCATCATGCAGAACATCGAAAAGGCGACCATTGCCCTGAATGAATTAAAAAAGATTGGCATCAGGCTATCCATCGATGATTTCGGAAAAGGATATTCCTCATTAAGCTATTTGAAGCACCTGCCGATCGACACCATCAAGATTGATAAGTCGTTTGTAGACGATATACTGGATCCTGCCCAAAATGGATCGCTTGTGAAGGCCATAATCGATATGGGCTTAAATCTGAATTTCAGTGTAGTCGCTGAAGGCATTGAACATAAAGAACAAGCAGAGTTCCTGCTGGAAAACAATTGCCCGGTTGGCCAGGGATATTACTTCAGCAGGCCTGTAACAGGGGAAGTATTTAAGGAGTTCATTAAAAGTTTACAATAA
- a CDS encoding DODA-type extradiol aromatic ring-opening family dioxygenase → MNPFVFACITPHGGEIIPELQGEKPERMEKTRKSMGRLGALMDKARPDSLIVLTPHGTRINGQFAVAVSERLEGEAAENGSSFMMERKTDLMLASSILAEAEAKGLPAAGINYGTSAGPLSCLPLDWGAIVPLRFMPEVPVVVITPSREITYEQHIAFGRAIRKAAGESGRKVGLIASCDWSHTHDSEGPYGYHPAAEELDRRTAELIESGRLEDLALFDPELVENAKPDGIWQTLILAGAVPEEERHSRLLSFEAPTYFGLICAAYYQNREAREND, encoded by the coding sequence ATGAATCCGTTTGTATTTGCCTGCATCACTCCGCATGGTGGAGAAATCATACCTGAACTGCAAGGGGAAAAGCCGGAGCGCATGGAAAAGACGAGAAAGAGCATGGGGAGGCTTGGGGCCCTGATGGATAAAGCCCGACCTGACAGCCTGATTGTGCTCACTCCCCATGGAACGCGCATCAATGGACAATTCGCAGTGGCTGTTTCTGAAAGGCTTGAGGGGGAAGCGGCTGAAAATGGTTCCTCCTTTATGATGGAGAGAAAAACCGATCTGATGCTTGCTTCCTCTATTTTGGCGGAGGCTGAAGCGAAAGGGCTTCCTGCAGCCGGAATCAATTACGGAACAAGTGCAGGCCCGCTATCCTGCCTTCCCCTTGATTGGGGTGCAATAGTACCGCTTCGTTTTATGCCCGAGGTGCCGGTTGTGGTCATTACGCCTTCGAGAGAAATAACTTATGAGCAGCATATCGCTTTTGGCAGGGCAATCAGAAAAGCAGCAGGGGAATCAGGGAGAAAAGTCGGCCTGATCGCCAGCTGCGACTGGTCTCATACGCATGACAGCGAAGGGCCTTATGGCTATCATCCGGCTGCGGAGGAATTGGACCGCCGGACAGCAGAATTGATAGAGTCAGGGAGGCTGGAAGACCTTGCTTTGTTCGATCCGGAGCTCGTGGAGAATGCAAAGCCGGACGGGATCTGGCAGACACTGATCCTGGCGGGGGCAGTCCCGGAGGAGGAACGGCACAGCAGGCTGCTCTCTTTCGAAGCGCCCACCTATTTTGGATTGATTTGCGCCGCTTATTATCAGAACCGGGAGGCAAGGGAAAATGATTGA
- a CDS encoding PstS family phosphate ABC transporter substrate-binding protein, protein MPGKWILYFGIAPFLLSMLSFLFLGAWPDYAFLLQIIVLAAGGLLIGTFKSRKLNENDWLLACGPLVYTAVIWAVFMILTGGFSGHESWLFYGILHIPFAPIFIFSSLMGEGRTFLWAPMAFELAFLVPFAVSVILRKNAVRMVPKKKAIILSLVFALSIGSGAFIHWERSRTVLPSYGFDYAGGYSSTDLTPYDITNTNNRLPKLEGGADFSISDADSMPVLDGAEAAYPVYSAFANAVYKNVREVSLEKEVVSFTNTIYAYERLLSGEADIYFGAEPSAEQRKMAEDAGKELVMTPIGKEAFVFFANPENSIKSLTVEQIKDIYSGKIKNWSEVGGSSGKIIAFQRPKNSGSQTLLEKIMGDTPIIEPLKEEVPEGMGGIIEQVADYRNYDNSIGFSFRFFATGMNGSTDIRLLAIDGVDPSPENIASGTYPFTASLYAITLKSNPNKNISPFLEWMQGEQGQQIVEEIGYIKEFES, encoded by the coding sequence ATGCCTGGTAAATGGATTCTGTATTTTGGGATTGCCCCGTTCCTTCTATCTATGCTGTCTTTCCTTTTCCTGGGGGCCTGGCCGGACTATGCCTTTCTCCTGCAGATTATTGTGCTGGCGGCAGGCGGACTGCTGATTGGTACATTTAAAAGCAGGAAGCTAAACGAGAACGATTGGCTTCTTGCCTGTGGACCGCTGGTATATACAGCAGTCATCTGGGCGGTTTTTATGATACTGACAGGAGGGTTTTCCGGCCACGAATCCTGGCTGTTTTATGGTATCCTCCATATTCCCTTTGCCCCGATCTTCATCTTCTCTTCCCTCATGGGCGAAGGGCGGACTTTCTTATGGGCTCCGATGGCATTTGAGCTGGCGTTCCTGGTGCCTTTTGCAGTTTCGGTGATTCTAAGGAAAAATGCCGTTCGGATGGTTCCCAAAAAGAAGGCTATTATTCTATCTTTAGTATTTGCGCTCTCGATAGGCAGCGGAGCCTTCATCCATTGGGAGCGGAGCAGAACCGTCCTCCCTTCTTATGGTTTCGACTATGCTGGCGGCTACTCGAGCACAGATCTGACACCTTATGATATAACCAATACGAACAACCGGCTTCCAAAACTTGAGGGAGGAGCTGATTTTTCAATTTCGGATGCAGATTCCATGCCTGTGCTGGATGGAGCAGAAGCAGCATACCCTGTATATTCAGCCTTTGCGAATGCCGTTTATAAAAATGTACGGGAAGTTTCCCTTGAAAAGGAAGTGGTCAGCTTCACCAATACCATCTACGCTTATGAACGCCTTCTGTCAGGAGAGGCGGATATTTACTTCGGTGCTGAGCCCTCCGCTGAGCAGCGGAAAATGGCCGAAGATGCAGGGAAGGAACTGGTGATGACCCCCATTGGAAAAGAGGCATTCGTATTCTTCGCCAACCCGGAAAACAGCATTAAAAGCCTTACTGTTGAACAGATAAAAGACATTTATTCAGGAAAAATAAAAAACTGGTCGGAGGTAGGCGGAAGCAGCGGCAAAATCATTGCGTTTCAGCGGCCAAAAAATTCAGGGAGCCAGACACTCCTGGAAAAAATCATGGGTGATACACCTATCATAGAGCCGTTGAAGGAAGAGGTCCCTGAGGGAATGGGCGGAATTATTGAGCAGGTTGCGGATTACCGGAACTATGACAATTCTATTGGATTTTCCTTTCGCTTCTTCGCCACAGGAATGAACGGAAGCACGGACATCAGGCTTTTAGCGATAGATGGCGTGGACCCAAGCCCGGAGAACATTGCCTCTGGAACATATCCATTTACTGCTTCCCTGTACGCCATAACCCTCAAATCCAATCCCAACAAAAACATCTCTCCGTTCCTGGAATGGATGCAGGGTGAGCAAGGGCAGCAAATAGTGGAAGAAATCGGGTATATAAAGGAATTTGAAAGCTGA
- a CDS encoding YebC/PmpR family DNA-binding transcriptional regulator: MGRKWNNIKEKKASKDANTSRVYSKFALEIYVAAKQGEPDPESNQALKFVLERAKTYNVPRVIIDRAIDKAKGGGEESYDNLRYEGFGPSGSMVIVDALTNNVNRTASNVRAAFGKNGGNMGVSGSVSYMFDATAVFGLEGKSADEVLEILMEADVDARDILEEEDTVIVYAEPDQFHAVQEALKAAGVDEFTVAEQTMLAQNELSLSEEDLAQFEKLVDALEDLEDVQRVYHNVDLGE; this comes from the coding sequence ATGGGCCGTAAATGGAATAATATCAAAGAAAAAAAGGCATCCAAGGATGCAAATACAAGCCGTGTGTACTCTAAATTCGCATTGGAAATATATGTAGCGGCAAAGCAGGGGGAACCGGATCCGGAATCCAATCAGGCTCTTAAATTTGTGCTCGAGCGTGCCAAAACCTATAATGTGCCAAGAGTCATCATCGACCGTGCGATTGATAAAGCAAAGGGCGGCGGAGAAGAGAGCTATGACAACCTCCGCTATGAAGGCTTTGGGCCGAGCGGTTCCATGGTCATCGTGGATGCTCTCACCAATAATGTGAACAGGACCGCATCCAATGTCCGCGCGGCATTCGGAAAAAATGGCGGAAACATGGGCGTCAGCGGCTCTGTATCCTATATGTTTGATGCAACGGCTGTTTTCGGTCTTGAAGGCAAATCAGCTGATGAAGTGCTGGAAATCCTGATGGAAGCAGATGTTGATGCACGTGATATCCTTGAAGAAGAGGATACAGTCATCGTTTATGCCGAGCCAGATCAATTCCATGCCGTTCAGGAAGCTTTAAAGGCTGCCGGGGTTGATGAGTTTACAGTGGCAGAGCAAACGATGCTTGCCCAGAATGAGCTTTCCTTATCAGAGGAAGACCTTGCCCAGTTCGAAAAACTGGTCGACGCCCTTGAGGATCTGGAAGATGTCCAGCGTGTATACCACAACGTGGATTTAGGAGAATAA
- a CDS encoding VOC family protein: protein MVPGHIHHIEINVSDLQKTIQFWGWFLEELGYESFQEWEKGRSWRLDEAYIVFVQTEEKYIHFPYHRSGTGLNHIAFHADSRIQVDRMAEQLKKKGVSLLYEDRYPYAGGEGHYAVFFEDPDRIKVELAAP from the coding sequence ATTGTGCCTGGACATATCCATCATATTGAAATCAACGTATCTGATTTGCAGAAAACCATTCAATTCTGGGGCTGGTTTTTAGAAGAGCTTGGCTATGAATCTTTTCAGGAATGGGAAAAGGGGCGGAGCTGGAGGCTGGATGAAGCCTACATCGTATTTGTGCAGACAGAGGAAAAATATATTCATTTCCCTTATCACCGCTCGGGAACGGGCCTCAATCATATTGCCTTTCATGCTGATTCCCGCATCCAGGTCGACCGGATGGCAGAACAGCTAAAAAAGAAGGGGGTCAGCCTCCTTTATGAGGACAGATATCCATATGCCGGCGGAGAGGGTCATTATGCTGTATTTTTCGAGGATCCGGACCGGATAAAGGTTGAGCTTGCCGCACCATAA
- a CDS encoding DinB family protein produces MDKWNGFIQGWLGHRNALIELLGTFEEGQQDFKAWEQGMSVSELTAHITGSMEMFVQTVKKGEFTPPPEYPAIETLEQLKALVQEETSKTKSALEELTQDQLGKTIDFYGMTMPGIVLLENAKDHEIHHKGQLFTYARLAGIEKLPFFVSR; encoded by the coding sequence ATGGATAAATGGAATGGATTCATCCAAGGCTGGCTCGGCCACAGGAACGCGCTGATCGAACTGCTCGGCACATTTGAAGAAGGGCAGCAGGATTTCAAAGCATGGGAGCAGGGGATGTCTGTTTCTGAGCTGACAGCACATATAACAGGCTCTATGGAGATGTTCGTGCAGACAGTGAAGAAAGGCGAATTTACGCCGCCGCCTGAGTATCCGGCCATTGAAACATTGGAGCAGCTAAAAGCACTTGTCCAGGAGGAAACTTCAAAAACAAAATCAGCACTTGAAGAGCTGACCCAGGACCAGCTGGGCAAAACAATCGATTTCTATGGCATGACCATGCCCGGGATCGTACTCCTTGAGAATGCCAAAGACCATGAAATCCATCATAAAGGACAGCTGTTTACATACGCCCGCCTCGCAGGCATCGAGAAACTGCCTTTCTTTGTGAGCAGATAA
- a CDS encoding DUF6054 family protein, whose translation MNHLSDLKTSITPFECAIKLLESESLNTDKIHEEYHTPAEGIEFCVLVFERFYFRTGGRASLTVIMENVRGDNKVRCISAGSAESLISFDWGAGKSFVNKVREILVPYTLGK comes from the coding sequence ATGAATCATTTATCGGATTTGAAAACTTCTATAACCCCTTTTGAATGTGCTATCAAACTGCTGGAATCGGAATCATTGAACACAGATAAAATCCACGAAGAGTACCATACGCCTGCCGAAGGAATTGAGTTCTGTGTCCTTGTGTTTGAGAGATTTTATTTCCGCACGGGTGGAAGAGCGTCGCTGACGGTCATCATGGAAAATGTAAGAGGAGACAACAAAGTGAGATGCATTTCTGCGGGAAGTGCGGAAAGTCTGATCAGCTTTGATTGGGGAGCAGGCAAAAGCTTTGTCAATAAGGTGAGGGAAATTCTGGTTCCTTATACATTGGGAAAATAA